A genomic window from Triticum urartu cultivar G1812 chromosome 7, Tu2.1, whole genome shotgun sequence includes:
- the LOC125524264 gene encoding NAC domain-containing protein 43-like isoform X2 encodes MSISVNGQSCVPPGFRFHPTEEELLNYYLRKKVASEEIDLDVIRDVDLNKLEPWDIQEKCKIGSGPQNDWYFFSHKDKKYPTGTRTNRATAAGFWKATGRDKAIYNAVKRIGMRKTLVFYKGRAPHGQKSDWIMHEYRLDDPSSTTDAAPTATMVVSASTSSDAGQEDGWVVCRVFKKKHHHKDAGAGNGKRGGGGRDDGGKAARSSSPLYSSDDALDQILHYMGRSCKQEHELSSPRPRTATSRYLRPLETVLGGHGFMKLPPLESPSAAATARNSTTTPLAPKGDGNVEREVAHAEDLHQPHRDGGITDWAMMDRLVASHLNGQHDASTDQLCFDGTAGHAGGNDALDDTAVNGLAFYSAAATRLLGGAAAGSSDDDLWSFARSAASSERLSHVSP; translated from the exons ATGAGCATCTCGGTGAACGGTCAATCGTGCGTGCCGCCGGGCTTCCGTTTCCACCCAACGGAGGAAGAGCTCCTGAACTATTACCTCCGCAAGAAGGTCGCCTCCGAGGAGATCGACCTCGACGTGATCCGCGACGTTGATCTCAACAAGCTCGAGCCATGGGATATCCAAG AGAAATGTAAGATCGGCTCGGGTCCTCAGAACGACTGGTACTTCTTCAGCCACAAGGACAAGAAGTACCCGACGGGAACGCGGACGAACCGGGCGACGGCGGCCGGGTTCTGGAAGGCCACCGGCCGCGACAAGGCTATTTACAACGCCGTCAAACGCATCGGCATGCGCAAGACGCTCGTTTTCTACAAGGGCCGCGCTCCCCATGGCCAGAAGTCCGACTGGATCATGCACGAGTACCGCCTCGACGATCCTTCTTCCACAACGGACGCCGCCCCCACCGCCACCATG GTTGTCAGTGCCTCCACATCGTCGGACGCCGGCCAGGAGGACGGCTGGGTGGTGTGCAGAGTGTTCAAGAAGAAGCACCACCACAAGGATGCGGGGGCCGGAAACGGCAAGCGCGGCGGCGGGGGACGAGATGATGGGGGCAAGGCGGCACGCTCCTCCTCGCCGCTCTACTCCAGCGACGATGCACTTGACCAGATCCTGCACTACATGGGTCGCTCGTGCAAGCAGGAGCACGAGCTTTCGTCGCCGCGCCCGAGAACGGCCACGTCGCGGTATCTGCGGCCCCTCGAGACGGTTCTCGGTGGCCACGGTTTCATGAAGCTGCCACCGCTGGAGAGCCCCTCGGCGGCGGCCACGGCGCGGAATTCGACTACGACGCCGCTCGCGCCGAAAGGAGACGGAAATGTCGAGCGCGAGGTGGCGCACGCCGAGGACCTGCACCAACCCCACCGCGATGGCGGGATCACGGACTGGGCTATGATGGACCGGCTCGTCGCGTCCCACCTCAATGGCCAGCACGACGCGTCCACAGACCAGCTCTGCTTCGACGGCACCGCCGGCCATGCAGGCGGCAACGACGCCCTCGACGACACGGCCGTCAACGGGCTTGCCTTCTACTCCGCCGCGGCCACGAGGCTTCTCGGAGGGGCCGCCGCCGGTAGCAGCGACGACGACCTGTGGAGCTTCGCCCGATCTGCGGCGTCGTCGGAGCGGCTGAGCCATGTGTCACCGTAA
- the LOC125524264 gene encoding NAC domain-containing protein 43-like isoform X1 has translation MSISVNGQSCVPPGFRFHPTEEELLNYYLRKKVASEEIDLDVIRDVDLNKLEPWDIQEKCKIGSGPQNDWYFFSHKDKKYPTGTRTNRATAAGFWKATGRDKAIYNAVKRIGMRKTLVFYKGRAPHGQKSDWIMHEYRLDDPSSTTDAAPTATMPLSLDAAVRHAQVVSASTSSDAGQEDGWVVCRVFKKKHHHKDAGAGNGKRGGGGRDDGGKAARSSSPLYSSDDALDQILHYMGRSCKQEHELSSPRPRTATSRYLRPLETVLGGHGFMKLPPLESPSAAATARNSTTTPLAPKGDGNVEREVAHAEDLHQPHRDGGITDWAMMDRLVASHLNGQHDASTDQLCFDGTAGHAGGNDALDDTAVNGLAFYSAAATRLLGGAAAGSSDDDLWSFARSAASSERLSHVSP, from the exons ATGAGCATCTCGGTGAACGGTCAATCGTGCGTGCCGCCGGGCTTCCGTTTCCACCCAACGGAGGAAGAGCTCCTGAACTATTACCTCCGCAAGAAGGTCGCCTCCGAGGAGATCGACCTCGACGTGATCCGCGACGTTGATCTCAACAAGCTCGAGCCATGGGATATCCAAG AGAAATGTAAGATCGGCTCGGGTCCTCAGAACGACTGGTACTTCTTCAGCCACAAGGACAAGAAGTACCCGACGGGAACGCGGACGAACCGGGCGACGGCGGCCGGGTTCTGGAAGGCCACCGGCCGCGACAAGGCTATTTACAACGCCGTCAAACGCATCGGCATGCGCAAGACGCTCGTTTTCTACAAGGGCCGCGCTCCCCATGGCCAGAAGTCCGACTGGATCATGCACGAGTACCGCCTCGACGATCCTTCTTCCACAACGGACGCCGCCCCCACCGCCACCATG CCTTTGTCTTTGGATGCCGCCGTGCGTCATGCTCAGGTTGTCAGTGCCTCCACATCGTCGGACGCCGGCCAGGAGGACGGCTGGGTGGTGTGCAGAGTGTTCAAGAAGAAGCACCACCACAAGGATGCGGGGGCCGGAAACGGCAAGCGCGGCGGCGGGGGACGAGATGATGGGGGCAAGGCGGCACGCTCCTCCTCGCCGCTCTACTCCAGCGACGATGCACTTGACCAGATCCTGCACTACATGGGTCGCTCGTGCAAGCAGGAGCACGAGCTTTCGTCGCCGCGCCCGAGAACGGCCACGTCGCGGTATCTGCGGCCCCTCGAGACGGTTCTCGGTGGCCACGGTTTCATGAAGCTGCCACCGCTGGAGAGCCCCTCGGCGGCGGCCACGGCGCGGAATTCGACTACGACGCCGCTCGCGCCGAAAGGAGACGGAAATGTCGAGCGCGAGGTGGCGCACGCCGAGGACCTGCACCAACCCCACCGCGATGGCGGGATCACGGACTGGGCTATGATGGACCGGCTCGTCGCGTCCCACCTCAATGGCCAGCACGACGCGTCCACAGACCAGCTCTGCTTCGACGGCACCGCCGGCCATGCAGGCGGCAACGACGCCCTCGACGACACGGCCGTCAACGGGCTTGCCTTCTACTCCGCCGCGGCCACGAGGCTTCTCGGAGGGGCCGCCGCCGGTAGCAGCGACGACGACCTGTGGAGCTTCGCCCGATCTGCGGCGTCGTCGGAGCGGCTGAGCCATGTGTCACCGTAA